A genomic segment from Bryobacteraceae bacterium encodes:
- the wbaP gene encoding undecaprenyl-phosphate galactose phosphotransferase WbaP: protein MSAAAPSRSGLKAPLAAPLPFTPLKTFRERKWVSWLLFAADIAVLEVALFLGLLVRDALLPTRIGLEQYTGIAIGVLLVPALLLLMGTYPGYCIGPVERMRRRTYVVVGVFAALTAFDNLVLRGAWSRGVLLSTLLFALVLPPLGEALVRHALRRRGCWGIPVLILGAGHTGTRLAEIFAGEPDLGLVPIGFLDDDESKWGTRIEDVPVAGPIRIVHALRGQARVILLAMPGMSQPRMAELISSLYFARIMIVPNLFGMQTQWVTARDLGGYLGLEIRKNLHVRRNRFVKHVLDYVIGLPALILTAPLIAGLALWIKRASPGPAFYSQVREGHYGEKFEVWKLRTMHPDADRLLAEHLENNPEDREQWNRYFKLPRDPRVIPGVGNLLRSTSLDELPQLWNVARGEMSLVGPRPFPAYHLEMFSPEFRTLRSSVRPGMTGMWQVSRRSDGDLEVQQALDTYYIHNWSVWLDLYLLFRTVRAVVSRSGAY, encoded by the coding sequence ATGAGCGCTGCGGCGCCATCGCGGTCAGGGCTCAAGGCGCCCCTCGCCGCCCCTCTTCCGTTTACCCCGCTCAAGACCTTCCGGGAGCGCAAGTGGGTGAGTTGGCTGCTCTTCGCCGCCGACATCGCCGTGCTCGAAGTGGCTTTGTTCCTCGGCCTCCTCGTCCGCGACGCGCTCCTGCCAACCCGCATCGGGCTGGAGCAATACACCGGAATCGCCATCGGCGTGCTCCTCGTGCCGGCCCTGCTGCTCTTGATGGGCACCTACCCTGGCTACTGCATCGGCCCGGTGGAACGTATGCGCCGCCGGACCTACGTCGTCGTCGGCGTGTTCGCGGCTCTCACCGCGTTCGACAATCTCGTGTTGCGCGGCGCGTGGTCGCGCGGAGTGCTCCTTTCGACGCTCTTGTTCGCCCTCGTTCTCCCGCCCCTTGGCGAGGCGCTCGTTCGCCATGCCCTGCGGCGTCGCGGCTGTTGGGGAATTCCCGTCCTCATCCTCGGCGCCGGACATACCGGAACGCGCCTCGCTGAGATCTTCGCCGGCGAACCAGATCTCGGCCTGGTTCCGATCGGCTTCCTCGACGACGATGAATCGAAGTGGGGCACGAGAATTGAGGACGTCCCCGTGGCTGGGCCTATCCGGATCGTTCACGCCCTCCGCGGCCAGGCGCGCGTCATTCTCTTGGCCATGCCCGGCATGTCGCAGCCGCGCATGGCCGAACTCATCAGCAGCCTTTACTTCGCCCGAATCATGATCGTGCCGAACCTCTTCGGCATGCAGACGCAGTGGGTCACCGCCCGCGACCTCGGCGGCTACCTCGGCCTCGAGATCCGCAAGAACCTCCACGTCCGGCGAAACCGCTTCGTCAAGCACGTGCTCGACTATGTCATCGGGCTTCCCGCGCTCATCCTCACCGCGCCGCTCATCGCGGGCTTGGCGCTTTGGATCAAGCGGGCGAGCCCCGGTCCGGCCTTCTACTCCCAGGTGCGCGAAGGGCACTACGGGGAGAAATTCGAGGTCTGGAAGCTCCGCACCATGCACCCCGACGCGGACCGCCTGCTTGCCGAACATCTCGAGAACAACCCCGAGGACCGGGAGCAGTGGAACCGCTACTTCAAGCTTCCTCGCGATCCGAGGGTGATTCCCGGCGTCGGCAACCTGCTGCGCTCCACCAGTCTCGACGAACTGCCCCAGTTGTGGAACGTCGCCCGCGGCGAAATGAGCCTCGTCGGCCCACGCCCTTTTCCGGCCTATCACCTCGAGATGTTCAGTCCGGAGTTCCGAACCTTGAGGAGCAGCGTCCGCCCGGGGATGACCGGCATGTGGCAGGTCTCGCGGCGCAGCGATGGGGACCTCGAGGTCCAGCAGGCCTTGGATACGTACTATATCCACAACTGGTCGGTTTGGCTCGACCTGTATCTTTTGTTCCGGACTGTTCGTGCCGTAGTGTCGAGATCTGGAGCCTATTGA
- a CDS encoding polysaccharide biosynthesis tyrosine autokinase, whose amino-acid sequence MPEFEDAHREPVTLVPDRMGTYRDIAVDSYPVAADASKLLEYGRVVWRHFPLIVVGAVLGLIAAIGVRKAVAPRFEARAMLEVRTPNERFLNREHLDPDSANREAGIEFHLGTELALLESEELKRRVLRHAGADPGKNARWAQGLKVEPAQLASAAPEAVEALNKGMSASVRTQTRLIEVRFRSTDAALASDVVNTTAEEFIAADGESSRDRMAQTGRLLSHELARLKRNLDDSGRALESYARRSNLLIANQTDNIHDRQLSQTQSELGSARAERILKQSQFEQAAKADAASLADVINDVTLKDYRTNVANLRRELADLSTTLAPGHYRIKKIQAQIASVEREAAAYRKNILDRISNDYKAAMRREELLAGTYDQESQRMSDEAAKSVQYDLLRSELNSNRQLYESMLQRVKEAEVVAAMRAANVRVVDPAIPPNAPAPPTTPQSGAIGTLAGALMAVGMAFWREYGTGTFKHSREAASFLRVPELGAIPPAQNGGGLLRRAGLPAPRDSRNLPLTLAEIESYRGVMASLACAGWNGVMGCCLVVTSPGTGEGKTRTTASLGMALARGGRRTLLIDGDLRRPALHTVFELPNDVGLRDLLEGRGDQPETLVQSTGVPNLCVLPSGDPLTEPAHLLDSQRMRDLINRLKRGFDTILIDTPPMLPLADARMLGRLAQGAILVLRAGRTSREAAQAARTRLASDGIDIAGVVLNDSQAWDGSYGYSYPSTANAYPNTVSPGS is encoded by the coding sequence TTGCCCGAGTTTGAGGATGCGCATCGCGAACCTGTGACGCTGGTCCCGGACCGCATGGGCACCTACCGTGACATCGCCGTGGACTCCTATCCTGTCGCGGCCGATGCCAGCAAGCTGCTTGAGTACGGCCGTGTGGTCTGGCGGCACTTCCCTCTGATTGTGGTCGGAGCCGTGCTCGGTCTCATCGCCGCCATCGGTGTCCGCAAGGCTGTCGCGCCCCGCTTCGAGGCTCGGGCCATGCTCGAGGTCCGGACACCGAACGAGCGTTTCCTCAACCGCGAGCACCTCGACCCCGACTCAGCCAACCGCGAGGCGGGCATCGAATTCCACCTCGGAACCGAACTCGCCTTGCTCGAGAGTGAGGAACTGAAGCGCCGCGTGCTCCGCCACGCCGGGGCCGATCCCGGCAAGAACGCTCGCTGGGCTCAGGGCCTGAAGGTCGAACCCGCTCAGCTCGCCTCCGCCGCGCCGGAAGCTGTCGAAGCCCTCAACAAGGGAATGTCCGCATCGGTCCGCACCCAAACCCGTCTGATCGAAGTTCGCTTCCGCTCTACCGACGCCGCCCTGGCTTCCGACGTGGTCAACACCACGGCCGAAGAGTTCATCGCCGCCGACGGCGAATCCTCGCGTGACCGCATGGCGCAAACCGGCCGCCTGCTCTCGCACGAACTCGCCCGCCTCAAGAGAAATCTCGACGATTCCGGCCGCGCCCTCGAATCCTACGCCCGGCGCTCCAATCTCCTGATCGCCAACCAGACGGACAACATCCATGACCGGCAGTTGTCCCAGACCCAGAGCGAGCTCGGCTCCGCCCGCGCAGAGCGGATCCTCAAGCAGTCCCAATTCGAGCAGGCCGCCAAAGCCGACGCCGCCTCACTCGCCGACGTGATCAACGACGTCACCCTCAAGGACTACCGGACCAACGTCGCCAACCTCCGCCGCGAACTCGCGGACCTCTCCACCACCCTCGCGCCCGGCCACTACCGGATCAAGAAGATCCAGGCCCAGATCGCCAGCGTCGAGCGCGAGGCCGCCGCCTACCGCAAGAACATCCTCGATCGGATCTCGAACGACTACAAAGCCGCCATGCGGCGCGAAGAGCTGCTCGCCGGAACCTACGACCAGGAATCGCAGCGCATGTCGGACGAGGCCGCCAAGTCCGTGCAATACGACCTGCTGCGAAGCGAGTTGAATTCTAATCGCCAGCTCTACGAATCCATGCTCCAGCGGGTGAAAGAGGCCGAAGTCGTCGCGGCGATGAGGGCCGCCAACGTCCGCGTGGTGGATCCCGCCATTCCGCCCAACGCCCCGGCGCCCCCCACCACGCCGCAAAGCGGGGCCATCGGAACCTTGGCCGGCGCTCTCATGGCCGTCGGGATGGCCTTCTGGAGGGAGTACGGCACCGGAACCTTCAAGCATTCCCGCGAGGCGGCTTCGTTCCTGCGCGTCCCGGAACTGGGCGCGATTCCTCCCGCCCAAAACGGCGGCGGACTCCTCCGCAGGGCCGGTCTGCCTGCTCCGCGCGATTCGCGCAATCTTCCGCTCACTCTCGCCGAGATCGAGTCCTACCGCGGCGTGATGGCATCCCTCGCCTGCGCCGGCTGGAACGGTGTAATGGGCTGCTGCCTCGTCGTGACCAGTCCCGGCACCGGCGAAGGAAAGACCCGCACCACCGCCAGCCTCGGTATGGCGCTCGCCCGTGGCGGCCGGCGGACCCTCCTCATCGACGGCGACTTGCGCCGGCCGGCGCTCCACACCGTCTTTGAACTCCCGAATGATGTCGGTCTCCGCGACTTGCTCGAAGGGCGTGGCGATCAACCAGAAACTCTGGTCCAGTCCACCGGAGTGCCCAACCTTTGTGTCCTGCCGAGCGGAGACCCGCTCACCGAACCCGCGCACCTGCTGGACTCCCAGCGGATGCGCGATCTCATCAACCGCCTGAAGCGTGGCTTCGACACGATTCTCATCGACACACCACCCATGCTGCCGTTGGCCGACGCACGGATGTTGGGCCGGCTTGCCCAGGGCGCGATTCTGGTGCTCCGCGCCGGACGCACTTCTCGGGAAGCCGCCCAGGCCGCCCGGACGCGGCTCGCCAGCGATGGCATCGACATCGCCGGCGTCGTCCTCAACGACAGCCAGGCTTGGGATGGCTCTTACGGATACAGCTACCCGTCAACGGCAAACGCGTATCCGAACACAGTCTCACCGGGGAGTTGA
- a CDS encoding WecB/TagA/CpsF family glycosyltransferase, with the protein MRVDPTSYDDASERVLDWVRSDTPAYVCVSTVHMVMEAYDEPSYQRAVNRANLVTPDGVPLVWCLRMLGNSAASRVYGPDLTPRLLEEAAAHLIPVGFYGGAPAVVDKLVATVKRDFPGVEVAYAESPPFRPLSPEEDEAVVRRIRESGARILFVGLGCPKQERWMASHCHRLNTVMLGVGAAFDFLTGAKPQAPRWMMRAGLEWLFRLVTEPRRLWLRYLKHNPRFVLLFAMQMAGWGRDSGGANTDASVRA; encoded by the coding sequence ATGCGAGTGGATCCCACCAGCTATGACGACGCCTCCGAGCGTGTCCTCGATTGGGTGCGGTCCGATACCCCCGCCTACGTCTGCGTCTCCACCGTCCACATGGTCATGGAGGCGTACGACGAGCCATCCTACCAGCGCGCCGTCAACCGCGCCAACCTTGTCACCCCGGATGGAGTCCCGCTTGTCTGGTGCCTTCGGATGCTCGGCAACTCCGCCGCCTCGCGCGTCTACGGGCCTGATCTAACTCCGCGGCTGCTCGAAGAGGCCGCCGCGCACCTCATTCCGGTTGGCTTCTACGGCGGCGCCCCGGCGGTCGTGGACAAGCTGGTCGCCACCGTGAAACGGGATTTTCCCGGTGTCGAGGTCGCCTACGCCGAGTCGCCGCCATTCCGCCCGCTCAGCCCGGAAGAGGACGAAGCCGTCGTGCGGCGCATCCGCGAATCCGGCGCTCGCATCCTGTTCGTTGGCTTGGGCTGCCCCAAGCAGGAACGCTGGATGGCCTCTCACTGCCATCGCCTCAACACCGTGATGCTCGGTGTCGGCGCCGCATTCGACTTTCTCACTGGCGCCAAACCGCAGGCCCCGCGCTGGATGATGCGAGCCGGACTCGAGTGGCTCTTCCGTCTGGTTACCGAGCCGCGGAGGCTGTGGCTTCGCTATCTGAAGCACAATCCGCGCTTCGTCCTCCTGTTCGCCATGCAGATGGCGGGCTGGGGACGCGATAGCGGCGGCGCCAATACCGACGCGTCGGTGAGAGCCTGA
- a CDS encoding S41 family peptidase, with translation MKQNWRSIFFVPGTLMLCAWLGGVLGPGLADVSAASNETEVNSAIKTFSKVFDIVEQNSAEKVEPDKAIYRGAIPGMLRTLDPHSSFFDPKDFQQLREDQRGHYYGVGMTVAPKNNRTMVIAPFPGSPAYKAGIRPGDVIMFVNDKSTENLRTDEVADLLKGPKGTPVQVSIAREGVADPLTFNIIRDEIERKSVQDAFWVKPGVAYLDVEQFNENTSSEVEETLKKLGERNIRGLILDLRSNPGGLLNEGVAVADRWLERGQTVVKHSGRASPEKKYEARHGDIGRTYPIVVLVNRYSASAAEIVAGALQDHDRAWILGENTFGKGLVQTVYPLTENTGLALTTARYYTPSNRLIQRDYQNTSFFDYYYRKNLESKNMNDVGLTDTGRKVYGGGGIAPDEKWEEPKGNKLQAQLIRGYAFLNFTTQYLTTHDRKSIPKDWTATDNVLQEFKAKIAKDGIEFTEAEFADNQEWIRQQIRRELFVSVFDIDESRKITVESDPMVQRAVESMPKAKELLDKARSMLVQRRAPRR, from the coding sequence GTGAAACAGAACTGGCGCTCGATTTTCTTCGTTCCCGGGACCCTGATGTTGTGTGCGTGGTTGGGCGGCGTTTTGGGGCCGGGTTTGGCGGACGTCTCCGCGGCGTCCAACGAGACCGAGGTGAACAGCGCAATCAAGACATTCAGCAAGGTCTTCGACATCGTCGAACAGAACTCGGCAGAGAAGGTGGAGCCGGACAAGGCGATCTACCGCGGCGCCATCCCCGGAATGCTGCGGACGCTCGACCCGCATTCGAGCTTTTTCGACCCCAAGGATTTCCAGCAGCTACGCGAAGACCAGCGAGGCCACTACTACGGCGTCGGGATGACGGTGGCGCCGAAGAACAACCGCACGATGGTGATCGCGCCGTTCCCCGGTTCGCCGGCCTACAAGGCTGGCATCCGGCCCGGCGATGTCATCATGTTCGTGAACGACAAGAGCACGGAGAATCTGCGCACCGATGAAGTGGCGGACCTGTTGAAGGGGCCGAAGGGAACGCCGGTGCAGGTGAGCATCGCACGTGAGGGCGTGGCCGATCCACTGACGTTCAACATCATTCGCGACGAGATCGAACGGAAGAGCGTGCAGGACGCGTTCTGGGTGAAGCCGGGCGTGGCCTACCTGGACGTGGAGCAGTTCAACGAAAACACGTCGAGCGAAGTGGAAGAGACGCTGAAGAAGCTCGGCGAGCGCAATATAAGGGGACTGATTCTCGATTTGCGGAGCAATCCCGGCGGCCTGTTGAACGAAGGCGTGGCGGTGGCGGACCGGTGGCTCGAGCGGGGCCAGACGGTGGTGAAGCACAGCGGCCGGGCGTCGCCGGAGAAGAAGTACGAAGCCCGTCATGGCGACATCGGGAGGACGTATCCGATCGTAGTGCTGGTGAACCGGTATTCGGCGTCGGCGGCGGAGATCGTGGCAGGTGCGCTGCAGGATCATGACCGGGCCTGGATTTTGGGCGAGAACACGTTCGGCAAGGGCCTGGTGCAGACGGTGTATCCGCTGACGGAGAATACCGGACTCGCGCTCACGACGGCGCGCTATTACACGCCGAGCAACCGGCTGATCCAGCGCGACTACCAGAACACCTCGTTTTTCGACTACTACTACCGCAAGAACCTCGAATCGAAGAACATGAACGACGTGGGCCTGACCGATACGGGGCGGAAGGTGTACGGCGGCGGCGGCATCGCGCCGGATGAGAAGTGGGAGGAGCCGAAGGGGAACAAGCTGCAGGCGCAGTTGATCCGGGGCTACGCCTTCCTGAATTTCACGACGCAGTATCTGACGACGCACGACCGGAAATCGATCCCGAAAGATTGGACGGCTACCGATAACGTGCTGCAGGAGTTCAAGGCGAAGATCGCCAAGGACGGGATCGAGTTTACGGAAGCCGAGTTCGCCGATAACCAGGAATGGATCCGGCAGCAGATCCGGCGTGAGCTGTTCGTCTCGGTGTTCGACATTGATGAATCGCGGAAGATCACGGTGGAAAGCGACCCGATGGTGCAGCGCGCCGTGGAATCGATGCCGAAGGCGAAGGAACTTCTCGACAAGGCCCGGAGCATGCTGGTGCAACGCCGCGCACCGCGCCGCTAA